CTTTGGCTGCAACCAAAGCCTTTTTATATGGTAGTTCGATGATTGGCAGGCTCCTCTATTGAGAGACCGATAACAAGTACGAACGCCATATAAAACTCCAAGCACTAAACTCGGATAGTCAACTGGGCCTCGAGCCCGAATAGCAAGGCAGAGTCAGCTTATTATGAATAACAAAAATAATCAAAACGAAATAAATGTTGGTGTTGATACTGGCAAATCACAACTCGATATTTACATACGCCCGTTAGATATTTATTTCACCGTGACTAACGACGAAATAGGTATTAAAAAGGCGATTAAGGAAATCAAAAAATATAAACCAACACGCATCACTATTGAAGCAACTGGACGTCTTGAGCAAGACTTTATTATGGCTTGCGCAAAAGCTAATTTGCCTTTTGTTGTAGCCAACCCTGCACATATCAAAAAATTTGCAGGTGCCATAGGGCAGCATGCAAAAACAGACAAATTAGATGCACAACTTATTGCATATTACGGTGAAGCGATAAAGCCCAAACTTTCAATGCTAAAGCCCGCTACCATGCAATTGATGAGCGACTTACTTTCTCGTCGTAGACAGTTAATAGGTATACAAACCATGGAAAAGAACCGTCTAAAAATCATGC
The window above is part of the Thalassotalea insulae genome. Proteins encoded here:
- a CDS encoding IS110 family transposase — protein: MNNKNNQNEINVGVDTGKSQLDIYIRPLDIYFTVTNDEIGIKKAIKEIKKYKPTRITIEATGRLEQDFIMACAKANLPFVVANPAHIKKFAGAIGQHAKTDKLDAQLIAYYGEAIKPKLSMLKPATMQLMSDLLSRRRQLIGIQTMEKNRLKIMPKTISSMINPILTAIKNQLDKLDQKLLKLMESCEDYKTKNMIIQSMPGVGNVVAFNLLSDMPELGYLTNKQASSLIGVAPFNKESGIYRGTRQIRGGRPKI